One window from the genome of Cyprinus carpio isolate SPL01 chromosome B1, ASM1834038v1, whole genome shotgun sequence encodes:
- the LOC109071707 gene encoding LOW QUALITY PROTEIN: NACHT, LRR and PYD domains-containing protein 3-like (The sequence of the model RefSeq protein was modified relative to this genomic sequence to represent the inferred CDS: inserted 1 base in 1 codon) — protein sequence MENRERSPDHSCVSLKSDASMGPPPKFSDDPVTSDPSTADGERSISGGASSVFCLNNTSVTASLNKHDQPVNDELQRVKEQHKTSMKNKYERLFEGLKLQENESLLNSIYTQLYIIEGEREGVNEEHEVLQMEKTARTQHSQYTPIYCNDIFKASAEAGCEEKEQIKTVLTKGIAGIGKKKTVSVQKFILDWAEGKXQQDVYFMFVLPFLELNLIRDHQYSLHRLLLDFHPELQDLDSQIYKECKVVFIFDGLDESRFTLMFSDAQKVCDVTEISSVAMLMSKLMKGELLPSALIWITSRPAAANQIPSKYIHRLTEIQGFTEPQKEEYFRKRISDEHRASRIISHIRRARSLHIMCHIPVFCWISSTVLQKLLEEDLTAEIPQTLTEMYIHFLLIQINMRKQKYEERDQEKLLQSNREVIVKLAEVAFKQLMKGNVMFYEEDLIESGIDVTDATVYSGICTEIFKEESVIHQRKVYSFIHLSVQEFLAAFYLFYCYLTKNNESLREFRSNRSDEVSLYGLLTSAVDKAVENKNGYLDLFLRFLLGVSLESNQRLLQDLLTHTENSSETIRETTQYINEMIKRSNHLSAGESINLFLCLLEVKDQTLFREIQEFVKSDKHSEKLSSAHCSTVSYMLQMSEEPLDELNPMKYNTSDEGRRRLIPAVINCRKALFSGCNLTVQGCESLSSALQSSNCVLRELDLSNNDLQDSGVKFISDGLKSLNCQLQILSLAGCYLTAQGCESLSSALQSSNCVLRELDLSNNDLQDSGVKIISDGLKSLNYQLQILSLAVCNLTAQCCESLSSALQSSNCVLRELDLSNSDLQDSGVKFISDGLKSPKCQLQILRLSGCMVTEEGCGYLSSALSSNPSHLRELDLSYNHPGPSGVQLLQHKLEDLNYKLQILNVDHGGENMMRAGLRKYACDLTLDPNTAHTRLVLSDENKKITRVSEDQLYPDHPERFDEYHQVLSVESLTGRCYWETEWSGSAVISVSYKGISRKGGKDCEFESNDKSWSLLCFDNRFSDNRFTVCHNNNYTDIPVVCSSINRVGVYVDVSAGVLSFYSISDTHTLTHLHTLNTTFTEPLCPGFRVNNSSSASLCDIKG from the exons CACAGCAGATGGAGAGAGAAGCATCTCTGGAGGAGCCTCCTCTGTCTTCTGTCTGAACAACACGAGCGTTACAGCGTCTCTGAATAAACATGATCAACCAGTGAATGATGAACTACAGAGAGTCAAAGagcagcacaaaaccagcatgaagaacaagtaCGAGAGATTATTTGAGGGACTGAAACTCCAGGAGAATGAAAGCCTCCTGAACAgcatctacacacagctctacatcatagagggagagagagaaggagtgaatgaagaacatgaggttttacagatggagaaaacagccagaacacaacactcacaatacactccaatctactgcaatgacatctttaaagcctcagctgaagcaggatgtgaggagaaagagcagatcaagactgttcttactaaaggcatcgctggaatcggaaaaaaaaaaaccgtctctgtgcagaagttcattctggactgggccgagggaa gccaaCAGGATGtatatttcatgtttgtgcttccatttctagagctgaacttgatccgagatcatcagtacagtcttcacagacttctgctggactttcatcctgaacttcaagatctggactcacagatttataaggagtgtaaagttgtgttcatctttgatggtctggatgaaagcagattcacactgatgttttcagacgctcagaaagtttgtgatgtgactgaGATTTCATCAGTGGCTATGTTGATGTCAAAGCTCatgaaaggagagctgcttccctctgctctcatctggatcacctccagaccagcagcagccaatcagatcccctccaaatacatccaccgtctgacagaaattcagggattcactgagcctcagaaggaggaatatttcaggaagagaatcagtgatgagcatcgagccagcagaatcatctcacacatcagaagagcaagaagcctccacatcatgtgccacatccccgtcttctgctggatctcatccactgtgcttcagaagctcctggaagaagatctgacagcagaaatccctcaaactctgactgaaatgtacatccacttcctgctgattcagattaacatgaggaagcagaagtatgaagagagagatcaagagaaactcctgcagtccaacagagaagtgattgtgaaacttgctgaagtggctttcaaacagctgatgaagggcaatgtgatgttttatgaggaggacctgattgagagcggcATAGACGTCACTGATGCcacagtgtattctgggatttgcactgagatctttaaggaggaatctgtgattcatcagaggaaagtctacagcttcattcatctgagcgtTCAGGAGTTTCTCGCTGCTTTCTACCTGTTTTACTGCTATTTAACAAAGAACAATGAGTCACTACGTGAATTTAGATCTAACAGATCTGATGAAGTCTCTCTGTATGGTCTACTAACATCAGCAGTAGATAAAGCTGTTGAGAATAAGAATGGATatctggatctgttcctgcggttcctgctgggcgtctcactggagtccaatcagagactcttacaggatctactgacacacacagagaacagctcagagacCATCAGAGAAACCACACAGTACATTAATGAGATGATCAAGAGAAGTAATCATCTCTCAGCTGGtgaatccatcaatctgttcctctgtctgctggaagtgaaagatcagactctgttcagagagattcaggagtttgtgaaatcagacaaacactcagagaaactctcttctgctcactgctcaacagtgtcctacatgcttcagatgtcagaggagcCACTGGATGAGCTGAACCCCatgaaatacaacacatcagacgaggggagaagaagactgataccagctgtgatcaactgcagaaaagctct ATTTTCTGGCTGTAATCTCACTGTTCAGGGTTGTGAGAGTttgtcatcagctctacaatcctcaaactgtgtcctgagagagctggatctgagtaacaatgacctgcaggactctggtgtaaagtttatttctgatggactgaagagtctaaactgtcagctgcagatactgag tcttgctgGCTGTTATCTCACTGCTCAGGGTTGTGAGAGTttgtcatcagctctacaatcctcaaactgtgtcctgcgagagctggatctgagtaacaatgacctgcaggactctggtgtaaagattatttctgatggactgaagagtctaAACTAtcagctgcagatactgag tcttgctgtctgtaatctcactgctcagtgttGTGAGAGTTTATCATCAGCTCTTCAgtcctcaaactgtgtcctgagagagctggatctgagtaacagtgacctgcaggactctggtgtaaagtttatttctgatggactgaagagtccaaaatgtcagctgcagatactgag gttgtctggctgtatggtgacagaggaaggctgtggttatttgtcttcagctctgagttcaaacccctcacacctgagagagctggatctgagctacaatcacccaggaccaTCAGGAGTCCAGCTGCTCCAACACAAACTGGAGGATCTAAACTATAAACTGCAGATACTCAA tgtGGATCATGGTGGAGAGAACATGATGAGAGCAGGACTACGAAAGT atgcctgtgatctcacactggatccaaacacagcacacactcgaCTCGTTCTGTCTGATGAGAACAAGAAGATCACACGTGTGTCTGAGGATCAgctgtatcctgatcatccagagagatttgatgaGTATCATCAGGTTCTGAGTGTTgagagtctgactggacgctgttactgggagactgAATGGAGCGGATCTGCTGtaatatcagtgtcatataaaggAATCAGCAGGAAAGGAGGGAAAGACTGTGAGTTTGAATCCAATGACAAATCCTGGAGTCTGTTGTGCTTTGATAACAGATTCTCTGATAACAGATTCACTGTCTGTCACAATAATAACTACACTGATATACCTGTTGTCTGTTCATCCATTAATagagtaggagtgtatgtggatgtgtCTGCTGGTgttctgtccttctacagcatctctgacacacacacactcacacacttacacacactcaacaccacattcactgaacccctctgTCCTGGATTCAGGGTAAATAATTCCTCCTCAGCATCTCTGTGTGATATTAAAGGATAG